From Oryzias melastigma strain HK-1 linkage group LG15, ASM292280v2, whole genome shotgun sequence, one genomic window encodes:
- the LOC112140957 gene encoding zinc metalloproteinase nas-13 isoform X2, with the protein MQSCRMRGLLVLCCVMMAAGSPVPFTQEAVPSVPGVNSTSNSQSEVASELQLANASAETLPELQHDLSVAEGDILLSDNRNAVNLLWTDGIIPYTISVELANRRSEIEEAFAMIMRATCIRFQERTYENNYLDIKDGDGCASYVGCSGGAQPVYFGSTCSAGNLCHELVHAVGMYHEHTRFDRDQFIKVVWDNIKPGKQGNFDVKMGNTLNLPYDFGSIMHYGMSYFSKDGNPTIVPNQGVDIGQRKYLSRLDIQKINSLYHCGAPKQMWR; encoded by the exons atgcagagctgcaggatgaGGGGCCTCCTGGTTCTCTGCTGTGTGATGATGG CTGCAGGTTCTCCAGTTCCATTCACACAGGAGGCAGTCCCGTCTGTCCCAG GTGTGAACTCTACTTCAAACAGCCAGAGTGAAG TGGCCTCAGAGCTTCAGCTCGCCAATGCCAGCGCAGAGACTCTACCAG agctgcagcacgACCTCTCCGTGGCAGAAGGAGACATCTTGTTATCG GACAACAGGAACGCTGTGAACCTGCTGTGGACTGATGGTATCATCCCATACACCATCAGTGTGGAGCTGG CTAACAGACGGTCAGAGATCGAGGAGGCCTTCGCCATGATCATGAGAGCCACATGCATCCGTTTCCAGGAGAGAACCTACGAGAACAACTACCTGGACATTAAGGATGGAGATGG CTGCGCCTCCTACGTCGGCTGCAGTGGAGGAGCCCAGCCGGTCTACTTCGGATCCACCTGCTCTGCGGGGAACCTCTGCCACGAGCTGGTGCACGCTGTGGGCATGTACCACGAGCACACCCGGTTCGACCGGGACCAGTTCATCAAGGTGGTCTGGGACAACATCAAACCAG GCAAACAGGGAAACTTTGACGTGAAGATGGGCAACACCCTGAACCTGCCGTATGACTTTGGATCCATCATGCACTACGGGAT GTCTTATTTTAGCAAAGATGGAAATCCAACCATTGTACCCAACCAAGGAGTGGACATAGGTCAGAGGAAATATCTGAGCCGGCTGGACATCCAGAAGATCAACTCTCTCTACCACTGTG GTGCACCAAAACAGATGTGGAGGTGA
- the LOC112140957 gene encoding zinc metalloproteinase nas-13 isoform X1 has translation MQSCRMRGLLVLCCVMMAAGSPVPFTQEAVPSVPGVNSTSNSQSEGKVASELQLANASAETLPELQHDLSVAEGDILLSDNRNAVNLLWTDGIIPYTISVELANRRSEIEEAFAMIMRATCIRFQERTYENNYLDIKDGDGCASYVGCSGGAQPVYFGSTCSAGNLCHELVHAVGMYHEHTRFDRDQFIKVVWDNIKPGKQGNFDVKMGNTLNLPYDFGSIMHYGMSYFSKDGNPTIVPNQGVDIGQRKYLSRLDIQKINSLYHCGAPKQMWR, from the exons atgcagagctgcaggatgaGGGGCCTCCTGGTTCTCTGCTGTGTGATGATGG CTGCAGGTTCTCCAGTTCCATTCACACAGGAGGCAGTCCCGTCTGTCCCAG GTGTGAACTCTACTTCAAACAGCCAGAGTGAAGGTAAAG TGGCCTCAGAGCTTCAGCTCGCCAATGCCAGCGCAGAGACTCTACCAG agctgcagcacgACCTCTCCGTGGCAGAAGGAGACATCTTGTTATCG GACAACAGGAACGCTGTGAACCTGCTGTGGACTGATGGTATCATCCCATACACCATCAGTGTGGAGCTGG CTAACAGACGGTCAGAGATCGAGGAGGCCTTCGCCATGATCATGAGAGCCACATGCATCCGTTTCCAGGAGAGAACCTACGAGAACAACTACCTGGACATTAAGGATGGAGATGG CTGCGCCTCCTACGTCGGCTGCAGTGGAGGAGCCCAGCCGGTCTACTTCGGATCCACCTGCTCTGCGGGGAACCTCTGCCACGAGCTGGTGCACGCTGTGGGCATGTACCACGAGCACACCCGGTTCGACCGGGACCAGTTCATCAAGGTGGTCTGGGACAACATCAAACCAG GCAAACAGGGAAACTTTGACGTGAAGATGGGCAACACCCTGAACCTGCCGTATGACTTTGGATCCATCATGCACTACGGGAT GTCTTATTTTAGCAAAGATGGAAATCCAACCATTGTACCCAACCAAGGAGTGGACATAGGTCAGAGGAAATATCTGAGCCGGCTGGACATCCAGAAGATCAACTCTCTCTACCACTGTG GTGCACCAAAACAGATGTGGAGGTGA